CCATTGGCGCTGAAATGGAATCCTCTATACCGACCGCAAATAGTAAAAACCCTTTTGAGTTTATCAAGCAAACATTGGGATTCCGATATTATTTTATGGCCCGAAGCTGCTATTCCATTTATGTACCACGACGCCGATGGCTTCGTCGCAGAGCTGGAGCACCTCGCCTCAGAAAATAATACTGCATTAATTGCTGGTATTCTTTACGACGATACCGAGGAGGAAAAATATTACAACAGTATTATGGGAATCGGTGCGGCCGAGAATATTTACTTTAAACAACGGCTCGTACCTTTCGGCGAATATGTGCCTTTGGAAGCCATGCTGCGCGGGATTATTGCCTTTTTCGATTTACCCAATTCAGTGATTAATCGCGGCCCACCCCATCAGGCAAACCTCAAAGCCCGGGATTTTGAAGTGGCTCCGTATATTTGTTACGAAGTCGTCTACCCCGATTTGGTAGCCGCCAATCTCGGCAAAGCTGCAGTGATGGTGACAATCAGTAATGATGCCTGGTTCGGGAATTCCATCGGCCCTCTGCAGCATTTCCAGATGGCTCAGATGCGAGCTCTGGAACACGGCAAATTTATGATTCGCGGCACTAACACCGGGTTGAGTGGTATCATCAACGATAAAGGCGAAATCACACTCACTGGTACTCAGTTTGTTGCAGAAACACTGGCAGGCGAAGTGTATCGCACCCACGGCCACACGCCCTTCTCATTTACCCACTCGTGGCCCATTATTATTTTGTGTGTTTTGCTTTTTTTGTTAGCTTGTATGCTCAAGCGGCAGCACACTGATTAAATTGTCACCCGCTTTCACCGTCAGTTTCTGAGCGCAAGTATTGA
The Alteromonadaceae bacterium 2753L.S.0a.02 DNA segment above includes these coding regions:
- a CDS encoding apolipoprotein N-acyltransferase → MQADDEFVAKRKTLGWRGDLVALGAGAMLPLSFAPYNYWFFGLLAVGLLAQLLRDLSSKRTWLRSLVFGLGMYGTGVSWVYISIHDFGFTGAAPAALMTAAFVSFLALVFSLPFILYGRCVAKSRTAVLLGFPAIWVLGEWSRSWFLTGFPWLFMGYGHISSPLGGWAPLAGVYAVSFAAVFTSTALGFLLLYLEKRLRKNTLHNLSISYVSILLGITIFIWSAGFGLKNIAWTSYSEEDKLTVSIVQPNIPLALKWNPLYRPQIVKTLLSLSSKHWDSDIILWPEAAIPFMYHDADGFVAELEHLASENNTALIAGILYDDTEEEKYYNSIMGIGAAENIYFKQRLVPFGEYVPLEAMLRGIIAFFDLPNSVINRGPPHQANLKARDFEVAPYICYEVVYPDLVAANLGKAAVMVTISNDAWFGNSIGPLQHFQMAQMRALEHGKFMIRGTNTGLSGIINDKGEITLTGTQFVAETLAGEVYRTHGHTPFSFTHSWPIIILCVLLFLLACMLKRQHTD